A window of [Clostridium] innocuum genomic DNA:
GACCATTAAAAAAGGAGTCGTTACAGACGTGGATCCTGCAGAGGGAACGGAATATGTCCAGCAGATGGAGAATCCGAATGTTATAACGATAAGGTTTTACAAATGACAGAAACAGGAAGAATTATCAAGATCGTATCCAGCCGCTATGAGGTGCTGGCAGCCAATCAGGAGCGGGTGCTGTGTGTTGCCATGGGAAAGCTGCGTAAGGCGCACTCTCCGGTTGTCGGCGATCTGGTGGAATTTGAACGCTTTGCGGATCAAAACGGTATTCAGAAAATTCTGCCCCGTAAAAATGCCCTCGTCCGCCCATCCATCGCCAACGTGGATCAGGCGATCATCGTCATGTCCTGCAAGGATCCGGATTTTTCAACAACCCTGATTGACCGCTTGATTTTCAGTGTATGCTATGCGGGAATCCGTCCTGTTTTATGCATCACCAAGCTGGATCTCATCGCTGAAAATGATGCAATCCATGAGGAAATCCAGCATTATATCGACAGCGGTTATGAGGTGTATCAGAGTGGGAAAGGCTATGCTAGTGAGGATCTGATACAGGCCTTGAAGGGAAATATCAGTGTGCTGACAGGGCAGAGCGGCGCAGGAAAAAGCTCCCTGTTAAACCGGATTGACCCTACCTTTCATCTTCAAACACAGGAAATCAGCAAGGCTTTGGGTAGAGGAAAGCATACAACACGGCATTGTGAGCTGCATGAGATTGCCGGCGGCTGGGTGGCGGATACCCCCGGGTTTTCCTCACTGGATTTTACTGCGATGAATATCACGCAGCTGGCTGAATGCATACCTGATTTTCAAAATGTTCAGGATGCATGCAGATTCCGCGATTGTATTCATGTCAATGAACCGGATTGTGCCATACGTGCTGCTGTTGAGGATGGGACGATACGCAGGGAACGCTATGCGCATTATCTGGAAATTGTGGATATGATACAAAAAGCAAAGTCGCGGTATTGAAACAGCATACAGAAAATACAATACAATTATGAAGGAGGACACACGTTATGAAAGAATTAGTAATCGCTCCGTCCATTCTGTCACTGGACTATTCCAGAACGAGTGAACAGCTGAAGGAGCTGGATGAAAGCAATGCGAAATGGATGCATTTTGATGTTATGGATGGCCATTTTGTACCGAATCTGACCTTTGGACCGGACCTTCTCAAGGGCTTTAAAAAAGCAGTGGATATGGTAATGGATGTTCATATCATGGTAGATAATCCGGATATGGTTGCGGAAATCTTCGCCAAGGCAGGTGCAGATGTTATCACCTTTCATCTGGAAGCTGTGAAGGATGTGGATGCCTGCATTCAGCTGTGCAGAAAAATCCGTGAAATGGGTGTACAGGCAGGTGTATCTGTGAAGCCGAAAACCAGTGTGGACGCACTGCTGGCACATCTGAAGGAAATGGATCTGGTTTTGATTATGTCGGTGGAGCCGGGCTTTGGCGGACAGTCCTTTATGGAGGATACGCTGGAAAAGGTGCGCATACTGCGTGAGCGGATTGAAAAGGAAGGTCTGAATACACGAATTGAAATCGATGGCGGTATCAATGGGGAAACGGCAAAGCTGGCCGTAGCTGCCGGAGTGGATACGCTGGTTGCCGGAAGCTATGTGTTCAAAAACGGTATCGCAGAATCCGTGGATAAGCTGCTGGCATGTCAAAGGTAGTTCTCGTTGCCGGTATGTGTGAGACTGCGCCGGTCATTGCACATGCCGATTATATCGGCGTAGATCATGGAGCTGTCTGCTGCATGCGGCAGGGTATTGCCATGCGCAAGGCCGTAGGGGACTTTGACAGCATAACAAGGGAGGAGCTTGCACAGCTCAAGCAGTATTGTGAGGTGGAAAAGCTCCCCTCCCATAAAAATGAAACCGATACTGAGGTTGCAATCGAAGCAGCACTGCAGCTGGGCTATGATGACATTATCCTATACGGCGGCCTGGGTGGACGTCTGGATCATGAGATGGCCAATCTGCATCTGATGATCTATCGTGAGCTTCCGCTGACCCTGATGAATGATACCAATATCATCAAGGTATTGCATCCGGGAACCTATGAGGTCGAAAAGCAGCATACCTACTTGTCCTTTCTGCCGCTGGAGGATTCCTGCATCAGTGAGGAGGGGGTTGCCTATCCCTTGAAGGAACGCGTTTTGAAGGTTACGGATATTTATCCGCTTTCCAATGAAATCAATGGCAATATTGCGAGGATCACCATACATTATGGGCGTGTGCTGATGATGCAGTGCAGGGACGCATAACAAACCGGAATCAACATATAGGAAGCTTAAAAATGCTTTCTTTGGAGCATGTCTATACGGCGTGTTCCTTTTTCTTTTGTTTTTACCGGGAAGCGGGTATAATGAAGGGGAATATAAACGACAGCTGTATGAAGCAGGGCTGTCTGACATATACTGATGAAAAAGGAGGGCTGATTATGCTGGAGTTGAAGCTGAAAAGCGGTGAGGTGAAGCAGTGTGAAGCAGGTGCCTATGTTCATGAGCTGCTGGAAGCATGGAACGTAAAGGAGGCGGTTTATGCAGTTACGCTGGATGGAAAGCTGCATGATCTGAATTATCGAATCAAAAAAAGCGGTGCACTGGATTATATTTATGCGGATAGTGAAACCGGGAAGCTTATCTATGAGCGCAGCTTGAATTTTCTGTTTATTGTAGCGGTGCGCAGTCTGTTTCCCGATGCCCGTGTCCGCATGGAGCATGCCCTCAGTGGCGGTCAGTATTGCGAAATCGATAAGGCAGGATACTGCAAGCCGCAGGATGTGCGAAAAATTGAAAAGCGGATGAAGGAGCTTATTGCCGCAAAAGAGGTGATTCACCGACGTGTTGCGGCCACAGCAGAGGCACAGGCGTATTTCGACCGTTTGGGAATGAAGAATAAGGCAAATCTTTTGGCATGCAGGAAAAGTGCGACCAGCAGTATTTATACATTATGCGGATATGATGATTATTTTTACGGCATCATGCTGCCGGATACCTCCTATCTCACACATTTTTCCATTCGTTTTTATGCACCGGGTGTCTGGCTGTCCGCAGGAAACGGATTTCAGAATCAGGCAAAGCTGTTTCATGTGTTTCAGGAGTTTGAAACCTGGGGCAGGCTGATCGGTGTATCCAATATTGCAGAGCTGAATGCACAGATTCAGCAGGGCTATATGGATGATCTGGTGCTGATGAGCGAAACGATGGTAGAAAAGAAGCTGGCAGAGCTTGCGGCGTCCATTGTACAGGGGCATCCGCATACGAAATTCATTTTGATTGCAGGACCGAGCTCTGCAGGAAAGACAACCTTTTCCAGACGTCTGGCCATTCACCTTAAGATTCTTGGGAAAAAACCGATGCCGATCTCTATGGATGATTTCTATAAAAACCGCGAGGACTGTCCAAGGCTGCCGGATGGAAGCTATGATTTTGAAGGGTTGGAGGCACTGGATCTGGAGCTGTTTAATGACACCATGCTGAAACTGCTGCATAAGGAAGCGGTGCATATGCCGCTGTTCAACTTCAAAACGGGGCTGCGCGAGCGGAAGGAAAGAGAAACAGTGCTGGAGGATGATCATATCCTGATTATAGAAGGTATCCACGGATTGAATCCTAAGACCTCCGCCGATCTGCCGGAAGAGGCGAAGTTTCGTATTTATATCAATGCATTGACGCACTTGAATCTGGATGAGCATAATCGTATACCCACAAGTGATTACCGTCTGATCCGACGCATTGCCAGAGACTATCAGTTTCGCAGCTGGAGTGCCCAAAATACCATTCATTTCTGGAAGAATGTAAAGCAGGGAGAGGATCAAAACATCTATCCGTATCAGGAGGAGGCAGATGCCATTTTCAATTCCTCCATGGTATATGAAATGTCCATTCTTAAGAAAATTGTGATTCCGCTGCTGGAACAGGTGCATCCTCATGAAGCAGCGTATCTGGAGGCTAATCGTTTGAAAAAGCTGCTTGCCTACTTTGTGGATGGCAGCGAGGAGGCAGTGCCAAGAAGCAGCATTCTTGCGGAATTCATAGGAAACAGTGTTTTTGATGTCTGATCTCCTACTCCCTTCATGCAGTATGATTAAGTAATACAGTGTATGATTCCGCACTATAAACAGGAATTGATATCCCAATGTATTTGCGCACGCTATATGTCTGCTTCAGATATGGATTTATGCCTGCAATAAACAGGATATTGACGGTATTTCTAAATAGAAGCAATCATTGATGGTATTACAAAAAGGCAGATCACCTGTGTATTTCAGGATGATCTGCTTTCTCTATGATTGGCTCCTTGTTTCCTAAAGAAAGAAAAAAAACAGGTTACCCTGTTTCATATCCACTCTTAGATAGCTTTTTTGTTTTTCAGCGTTTTTAATGCACGAGCACTAATACGGATCGTTTGAGGTTTTCCATCAACAACGACTTTAACTTTCTGTAAGTTTACATTCCAGTTACGACGACTAGCACGCATAGAGTGAGAGCGTTTATTACCTGATAAAGGTCCTTTACCTGTAATTGCACAAACTTTTGACATACCGTTTACCTCCTTCCGTACAATACTTTAAAACACAATTTGCTTAGATATCATACCATCTTATAATGTAAAATGCAACAATAATTTTCAAAAATTGTACAGGGAATTCAGTATCAATAAAAATCACTTACAACCTAATGCAAAGACCTTCTGCCTGATAGATGTAAATGCCTCATAACAAAGCGGTTTCAAGTAAGCTTCAAAAGCCTGACGTAAAATAGTTTCCTGTGACAGTTTTGTGATTGAGAAGGCGACAGGTAAAATATTCCGGAATTCCTGTCTTTTTTTCTCTTCCGCAAAAACTTAAGAATTTCATGTGGAAATAAAATTGCATGTTCTCCTACTTTCTTATATAATTAGACTGACAAACTTTATATGAAAAGGAAATGTGATGATATGAAGAAGAAAATTATGATAGGTATAGCGGCTCTTTTATGTGGTGGCATACTGCTTCAGCAGGGCTACATAGGAGCGCAGAATACTGCAGAAAAAGAACCGGAGGCTGTTTCCTCCAGACTTCCGGAGAATCATGTGTTTAAAAGAATAGATGAAAACGGTAAAATCATCATCGAGGATACTGCCAAGCTGGAGGCTGAAACGAAAAAGGAACAGGCGGCCAGAGAAAACATGGCAAAGGTAAAGGGAATCGGCGGTGCCAGAGATATTAAATATGGTGTTGTCAATTTCAAGACGAAGTCAGATTCCGGAAAAAACACCAGCTATACAGAGGTGGGGACCGGCTATACCGGTTATACCAACGGATATTATGCTGCCGACGGGGCGTTTCTTGGATATGAAAGCAATGGTACCAAGGTGAAGTTCATGCTGGCCGGTGTTGTCGGTCTGGTGGATGCCGATGAGGTGGAGATTCTGAATTATGAGGACGAGGATACGGTGCAGTCCGTAAACTATTACATATGCAAAAACGGAAACATTTATCATTCCATCACGCTGAATATCCGGCAGCCGTATTATACAAGTACAGCAATGGTCGGCAAGCAGCAGAGCTATATGAAGAGCAATACGGTATACTACAGCTATGACGGGCATTATTTCTATACGACCTATCAGAAGATGATTGATGACTACAAGGCCAATACAAGAAAGAATTCAATCAATCCGTCACAGCCGTATTATAATTATTATCAGTATGTTTCATCCCGTACGAAAACGAGCTTTACTGCCAGTGATATAAACGGCTATGTGAAGAGCTATCTGGATGATTTATATAACACCAAGGATACAAAGATGTATGAAATGGGAAAATATTTTATTAATTATCAGAATACATATGGTGCCTATGCACTGTCATCCTTTGGTGTTGCTGTCAATGAGAGTGCATTTGGTACCAGCTCTATCGCGTTAAGCAAGAACAATCTGTTCGGGCACAATGCGGTGGATTCTGATCCCGGATTGGCAAACGGCTATTCCTCACCGCAAAACAGTATTCTGGATCATGATAAATACTATGTGAATCTGTGGTATTCCACACCGAAATATGCAACCTATCACGGAGCATTCCTGGGCGATAAGGCAAGCGGTATGAATGTTTCCTATGCTTCCGATCCATACTGGGGTGAGAGTGCAGCGCACTGGATGTGGCAGCTGGATGAATACGTCAGTGGAAAAAGTGATGCAGGCTCCAAAAAGCTGGTCTTTAAAGATCAGGGGGCAATCAATATCCGCAAGGAAGCGACAACCTCCTCAGCAAACCTGTATACCACACCGAAAAATGGAAATATGTCCTTTAACATCCTCGGGAAGGTAAAGGGAGAAAGCGTAAGCGGAAGTACAGACTGGTATAAAATTCAGCTGGATGTACCGTTGAACAGTGCGAGAACGGCGATTGATTATTCCGGAAACAGCTATAATTTCGGAACCAGCTACGGCTATGTACACAGCTCTCTGCTGTCTGAAAACGGCTATACAAGCGACTCCTCCGGCGGAAGTGATTCCGGCAATAACAGCGGTGCCTATAAGCTGGGGGATGTGAATAACGATGGAAAAATCACCCCTGCCGACTATGTCAAGGTAAAAAACCATATCATGAAGAAATCCACACTGAGCGGCAAAGCATTAACGGCTGCCGATGTGAATAAGGATGGAAAAATCACCCCTGCCGATTATGTGAAAATCAAGAACCATATTATGGGGAAGAGTACGATAAAGGAGTAATTTGATGAAGAAATTCAAACTGAAATTTGTAAAACTGGCAGCTGTGTTCATCGTAGCGGCTGGAATCTTAAACCTGTCCGGCTTTATACATGCAGCCAGTCTGAGTGTTACGGCCAGTGCAAGTACGATATATGTCGGTGACAGTGTTACCTTTACGGTTAGCGCATCCGGCGGTGCGGGAAATATAAGTGTCAGCGGAGCGGCTAATGGAACCTATTGGCTGGAAAACAGCTCACAATCCTTTACGGTGACTGCTTCTGCAGAAGGAACTCTGACTGTTTCAGCATCCGGTACGCTGGGAGATTTTAATACGGAAAAGGATGTGCCGGTATCCGGTTCTGCATCCGTGCAGGTTGTCACAAGACCGACAGAAACTCCGAAAAATGAAACACCTCAGAAACAGGAAACACAAAAGCCGGAGGAAAAAAAGCAGGAAGAAAAGAAGCTGTCAAGCAATGCCAATCTGGCAAGTCTGAGTATCTCACAGGGAACTCTGAGCCCGAAATTTACCGCCTCTAAAACGCAATATACCGTAAATCTGAATGGGGATGTTTCCAGTATCAAGGTGAATGCAACAGCTGCCGACAGCAAGGCTATGGTATATGGAACAGGCACAAAGAGCCTGAAGCCCGGAAAAAACACGATATCCGTCAGTGTTGCGGCAGAGGATGGAAGCACGAAGGAATATACGATTACAGTTACTGTCGATGAAACACCGCTTGTATACGTAAGCTACAATGGAGCGAAGCTCGGCTTTGTCCGCAGTCTGGATGGCGTCGATAAGCCTGCGAAATCCTTTGAAGCTGTGAAAATCAAGGTGGACGGCAAGGAAGTAAAGGCATGGAAAAGCAACCTGTTGAAGAAGACGGTTGTCTATCTGCAGGATGATAAAACAAAGGAAAAGAATTACTATATCTATAATACGGATACCAATACAGTCGAGACTATGCTGCGTCCGATGGCTCTGCTGGGAAACAATGTGTTTGTCGTTGATGTGCCGAAGAATCTCCAGACGCGCGAAGGGATGAATTTCACAACGGTGAAAATCGATAACTATGAACTCAACGGCTGGACCTTCAAGGATACGGCATTTGAGAATTACGCTATGATCTATGTCATGGATGAAAAAGGCAACATGGTGTATTACCAGTACGAAGCTACGGAAAAAACGCTGCAGCTGTATTCCGGTGCCGCAACGATACCGCAGAGTGCCTATGATCAGTATCGCAAGGATGTAGATGCGTCGCTGAAGAAGCATAAGTGGGTCATCTATGGCTTGGCCGGCGGCTGTGTGGTACTTGCGGGATTGAGTGCATTTCTCTTCTTCCGCAGGAAAAAGACGGTGAAATATCAGAAGCGGACAATCTCTGATTCAAGAAGAGATGCGGAGGCGGACGCTTTGAGAAACATATCCGATGACAATTAAGAGAGGGAAAACCTCTCTTTATTTTAACCTTTGTGCACCTCTTTGAAAAAAAAGAAAAAATTTATGAGAAATCCTTGGAAATGGTTTTTAAACCGCTTAAATTATGATATCATATATGAGTATAAATGTACGCCAAAGGCTGGCTTAGCCAGTGTGGGTAAGGAGGTAACCTTATGAACAAAAAGGAAATATATGCCTCGATAGAAGTAGCGGATCATGAAGTGCGACTGGTTGTCGGTGAATTTTATGAAACGCGGTTTAATATTCTAAGAGTGGAAAAAGCTCCCATACAGGGAATTGAAAAACAGAAAATCATGGATGAACAGAATGTTGTGAACGGCATTATCAAGGCCAAGAAGCAGGCTGAGGATGCACTTGGATATCATATCGAGCGTGTTCTTGCGGCGATCCCTTCCGTCAACGTACAGCGTCATAACAAAAAAGTAAGCGTTGTTCCGGAAGCAAGCAGTAAACGCATTCGTCTCAGTGATATTCAAAAGGGGTTGAATGAAGCGGTCAGCTTTAAACCGGATCCACAGCTGGAGCTGGTAAATATCGGCTGCGTCAAATACATAACAAACGGTATCACGTCCAGAAAAATGCCGATTGATGAAACAGCAGAGGTTCTGATCATGAATGTGGATCTGCTGTATGCGGATAAAGAGGTTGTATATGCCTATGCGCGCTGCATTGAGAAAGCAGGACTGGAAATTCTGGATGTATGTCTGGATTCCTATGCCATGGCCAATGAAGCAGCCGTATTTGAACAAACAGTCGATAAATATGTTATACAAATCGATCTTGCGAGAGATCATACAACGCTTTCCCTGTTTACACATGGCAAGCTCGTGAATTGTGAAGTTATTGAGGATGGATATGGAGTGTGGCTGCAGGATCTGATGGAACAGTATCATCTGAGCGGCAATGTAAGCTATCGACTGGCACAGAATACCTGTACCTTTGATGCGGACTCCGCAAAGGATCAAATCATCTATATCTGGTCAAAGTCCGGTGAACAGAAGCAAATCAGCGAAAAGCAGGCGTGTGAAGCCATAGTTCCCCATGTGAAGGACTGGCTGAATATGATCAACGAAACCTGTGCTCCAATCATTGAGAGTGGCGATGTGCGCTATCTGCTGAGCGGAGAGGGCTGTGAAATACCTTCCCTGCAGGAGCTGCTGCGCTATCTGAATGCACCTGCACAGATTTATGTTCCGCAGACCATTGGTGTCCGCGACTGTTCCTATGTAACCTGTCTGGGTCTGTTCTACAGCTGGAGAGAGCAGATGGCAATCCGCAGGGATGAGCGTGTGTGCTGCAATCCGCAGGAAGTGGAAGAAACCATGGATACGGTTACGAAGAAAAGCTCCGTCGATGAAGAGGGCGGATTTACAAGAAAACTGAAAAGCATTCTGTTAAGCGATAAATAAAAAGAGAGAGCGAGGAATAACGATGAGCGATTTACAGTTTGAACAGGTAGCAAATATTAAAGTGTTTGGTATTGGCGGAGGCGGCTGCAATGCCGTAAACCGCATGGTTTCCGAAGGTGTCAAGGGTGTGGAGTTTTATGTTGCCAACACAGATCTTCAGGCACTAAATATTTCTCCTGTTGAAAATAAAATTGTCCTTGGACGGGAAGTGACTAAGGGTCTGGGTGCCGGTGCGAATCCGGAAATGGGAAGACGTGCTGCTCAGGAAAATGAAAATGAAATCCGGGAAGCCATCAAGGGAAGCGATATGGTGTTTATCACCACAGGACTCGGGGGAGGAACCGGAACCGGTGCTGCTCCGATGTTTGCGAAAATTGCAAAGGAAGAAGGGGCATTAACGGTAGGTATCGTTACAAAACCGTTCACCTTTGAAGGAAAGAAGAGAATGAAATCTGCCGAGGACGGTCTTGCCGAGCTGAAGCAGTATGTGGATTCTTTGATTATCGTATCCAACAACAATCTGATTGAAGTCATTGGCCGTCGTCCGCTGACAGAGGCCTTCCAGGCGGCGGACAATGTGCTGCGGCAGGGTGTACAGACGATTACCGATCTGATTGCTGTTCCTGCACTGATCAACCTGGACTTCGCGGATGTGCGCACCATCATGGAAAATCAGGGCTCTGCACTGATTGGAATCGGTATGGCAGAGGGCGAAGACAAAGCCCGTGCTGCAGCCGAAAAAGCAATACAGTCTCCACTGCTGGAAGCGCAGATTACCGGAGCGAGCAATGCCATCGTTAATATCACCGGTGGGGAATCGATTACACTGTTTGACGCAGAGGATGCTATGGCGCTTGTACGGGAAGCTGCAGGCAATGACATCGATGCGATTTTCGGTGTTGCTATCAATGAAAAGCTTGGAGACTCCATCATCGTAACCGTTATTGCGACCGGTTTTGACAAGGAAGAGGAAGAAGAGGAAGAAATTCCAGCGGCATCCGCATTTACTCAGCCGGTTTCCCGGCCAAGTGCAAGAGTGCAGACAGAGGAAAAGCCGCGGTATCAGGAATTGGAAGAAGATGACCGTGAAGGTATTCCATCCTTTTTCTCCCGTCGTTAACCATCATGATATTTTATTATATTGATGACAGTATGCTGGCAAGAAATGAGTTTGCTACAGCTGTTCTGCATCGTTTTGAATGCTGGATGGAGCATCATCCGGCAGATCTTGTGCTGGTAAGTACAGCACAAAAGAATCATCCGCAGTTAGAGCACTTTGTGGATGCCATGAAGCGTACGACCGTGCTTGCCAGCCCGGCTCAGTTTGAATTTCAGGGTGTTCGCGGAGATCTTCGCAACGGCTTTCTCTGCGTAGAGGGCTTTCCCGAAATGCAGAGCTTCAGCGGTTCCTTTGTAGCCTATGATACCAAGCGTGCTGCCTGCGAGCGTATCTATCTGGAGCTGTTTATGGAGCATGATGCATCCGATATGGACAGCTTTGTAGAGGAGCTGGAAGAGATGCTCAGTGAGAAGCTGCAGATGCTGCAGAAAAAGAAATCAATCCTGAGCTGAATACGAGGACATGTCATTGCGGCTGTCCTTTTTTTCTTATGCAGAAGCTTTCAGGGCAGATAAAGCTAGGGGTGAGTACAATCGAAGGCCTATAAGCCAAATGGCTTTCTGCTTTCGGATATGAACATAGGATAAAGCAGATCGGTTTAGATGATGCTTGTATTCCTTCTTGAAAAATCCCAAAGCTATGAGCTTACTTTTTTCTGTCTGTTTCACAGAGGTTTTGTCGAAGCACACATATATCCTGTACGGGCACATACATTGTGGTAGTGAAGGAGGGTGTATATGCCTTATCGAATGAACATACAGGAGGTAGTTCAGGAAACCTACAGTGATCTGGATAAGGGGCTGAGTGAACAGGAAGCTGCCGCCAGACTCCGGGATCAGGGAAAAAATGAGCTGCTGAAGAAGAAAAAGGAAACTGTCTTCCAGATGTTTCTGGAACAATTTCAGGATCCGATGGTAATTATATTGATTATCGGAGCAATCGTATCCATATTTTTAAAGGAGTATATTGATGCATCCATCATTCTGACTGTGATTATCCTGAATGCCATCATCGGCGTTGTACAGGAATTCAAGGC
This region includes:
- the rsgA gene encoding ribosome small subunit-dependent GTPase A; the encoded protein is MTETGRIIKIVSSRYEVLAANQERVLCVAMGKLRKAHSPVVGDLVEFERFADQNGIQKILPRKNALVRPSIANVDQAIIVMSCKDPDFSTTLIDRLIFSVCYAGIRPVLCITKLDLIAENDAIHEEIQHYIDSGYEVYQSGKGYASEDLIQALKGNISVLTGQSGAGKSSLLNRIDPTFHLQTQEISKALGRGKHTTRHCELHEIAGGWVADTPGFSSLDFTAMNITQLAECIPDFQNVQDACRFRDCIHVNEPDCAIRAAVEDGTIRRERYAHYLEIVDMIQKAKSRY
- the rpe gene encoding ribulose-phosphate 3-epimerase; amino-acid sequence: MKELVIAPSILSLDYSRTSEQLKELDESNAKWMHFDVMDGHFVPNLTFGPDLLKGFKKAVDMVMDVHIMVDNPDMVAEIFAKAGADVITFHLEAVKDVDACIQLCRKIREMGVQAGVSVKPKTSVDALLAHLKEMDLVLIMSVEPGFGGQSFMEDTLEKVRILRERIEKEGLNTRIEIDGGINGETAKLAVAAGVDTLVAGSYVFKNGIAESVDKLLACQR
- a CDS encoding thiamine diphosphokinase, which codes for MSKVVLVAGMCETAPVIAHADYIGVDHGAVCCMRQGIAMRKAVGDFDSITREELAQLKQYCEVEKLPSHKNETDTEVAIEAALQLGYDDIILYGGLGGRLDHEMANLHLMIYRELPLTLMNDTNIIKVLHPGTYEVEKQHTYLSFLPLEDSCISEEGVAYPLKERVLKVTDIYPLSNEINGNIARITIHYGRVLMMQCRDA
- a CDS encoding nucleoside kinase, encoding MLSLEHVYTACSFFFCFYREAGIMKGNINDSCMKQGCLTYTDEKGGLIMLELKLKSGEVKQCEAGAYVHELLEAWNVKEAVYAVTLDGKLHDLNYRIKKSGALDYIYADSETGKLIYERSLNFLFIVAVRSLFPDARVRMEHALSGGQYCEIDKAGYCKPQDVRKIEKRMKELIAAKEVIHRRVAATAEAQAYFDRLGMKNKANLLACRKSATSSIYTLCGYDDYFYGIMLPDTSYLTHFSIRFYAPGVWLSAGNGFQNQAKLFHVFQEFETWGRLIGVSNIAELNAQIQQGYMDDLVLMSETMVEKKLAELAASIVQGHPHTKFILIAGPSSAGKTTFSRRLAIHLKILGKKPMPISMDDFYKNREDCPRLPDGSYDFEGLEALDLELFNDTMLKLLHKEAVHMPLFNFKTGLRERKERETVLEDDHILIIEGIHGLNPKTSADLPEEAKFRIYINALTHLNLDEHNRIPTSDYRLIRRIARDYQFRSWSAQNTIHFWKNVKQGEDQNIYPYQEEADAIFNSSMVYEMSILKKIVIPLLEQVHPHEAAYLEANRLKKLLAYFVDGSEEAVPRSSILAEFIGNSVFDV
- a CDS encoding 50S ribosomal protein L28; its protein translation is MSKVCAITGKGPLSGNKRSHSMRASRRNWNVNLQKVKVVVDGKPQTIRISARALKTLKNKKAI
- a CDS encoding cell wall-binding protein, which produces MKKKIMIGIAALLCGGILLQQGYIGAQNTAEKEPEAVSSRLPENHVFKRIDENGKIIIEDTAKLEAETKKEQAARENMAKVKGIGGARDIKYGVVNFKTKSDSGKNTSYTEVGTGYTGYTNGYYAADGAFLGYESNGTKVKFMLAGVVGLVDADEVEILNYEDEDTVQSVNYYICKNGNIYHSITLNIRQPYYTSTAMVGKQQSYMKSNTVYYSYDGHYFYTTYQKMIDDYKANTRKNSINPSQPYYNYYQYVSSRTKTSFTASDINGYVKSYLDDLYNTKDTKMYEMGKYFINYQNTYGAYALSSFGVAVNESAFGTSSIALSKNNLFGHNAVDSDPGLANGYSSPQNSILDHDKYYVNLWYSTPKYATYHGAFLGDKASGMNVSYASDPYWGESAAHWMWQLDEYVSGKSDAGSKKLVFKDQGAINIRKEATTSSANLYTTPKNGNMSFNILGKVKGESVSGSTDWYKIQLDVPLNSARTAIDYSGNSYNFGTSYGYVHSSLLSENGYTSDSSGGSDSGNNSGAYKLGDVNNDGKITPADYVKVKNHIMKKSTLSGKALTAADVNKDGKITPADYVKIKNHIMGKSTIKE
- a CDS encoding cadherin-like beta sandwich domain-containing protein; amino-acid sequence: MKKFKLKFVKLAAVFIVAAGILNLSGFIHAASLSVTASASTIYVGDSVTFTVSASGGAGNISVSGAANGTYWLENSSQSFTVTASAEGTLTVSASGTLGDFNTEKDVPVSGSASVQVVTRPTETPKNETPQKQETQKPEEKKQEEKKLSSNANLASLSISQGTLSPKFTASKTQYTVNLNGDVSSIKVNATAADSKAMVYGTGTKSLKPGKNTISVSVAAEDGSTKEYTITVTVDETPLVYVSYNGAKLGFVRSLDGVDKPAKSFEAVKIKVDGKEVKAWKSNLLKKTVVYLQDDKTKEKNYYIYNTDTNTVETMLRPMALLGNNVFVVDVPKNLQTREGMNFTTVKIDNYELNGWTFKDTAFENYAMIYVMDEKGNMVYYQYEATEKTLQLYSGAATIPQSAYDQYRKDVDASLKKHKWVIYGLAGGCVVLAGLSAFLFFRRKKTVKYQKRTISDSRRDAEADALRNISDDN
- a CDS encoding cell division protein FtsA, whose translation is MNKKEIYASIEVADHEVRLVVGEFYETRFNILRVEKAPIQGIEKQKIMDEQNVVNGIIKAKKQAEDALGYHIERVLAAIPSVNVQRHNKKVSVVPEASSKRIRLSDIQKGLNEAVSFKPDPQLELVNIGCVKYITNGITSRKMPIDETAEVLIMNVDLLYADKEVVYAYARCIEKAGLEILDVCLDSYAMANEAAVFEQTVDKYVIQIDLARDHTTLSLFTHGKLVNCEVIEDGYGVWLQDLMEQYHLSGNVSYRLAQNTCTFDADSAKDQIIYIWSKSGEQKQISEKQACEAIVPHVKDWLNMINETCAPIIESGDVRYLLSGEGCEIPSLQELLRYLNAPAQIYVPQTIGVRDCSYVTCLGLFYSWREQMAIRRDERVCCNPQEVEETMDTVTKKSSVDEEGGFTRKLKSILLSDK
- the ftsZ gene encoding cell division protein FtsZ, which encodes MSDLQFEQVANIKVFGIGGGGCNAVNRMVSEGVKGVEFYVANTDLQALNISPVENKIVLGREVTKGLGAGANPEMGRRAAQENENEIREAIKGSDMVFITTGLGGGTGTGAAPMFAKIAKEEGALTVGIVTKPFTFEGKKRMKSAEDGLAELKQYVDSLIIVSNNNLIEVIGRRPLTEAFQAADNVLRQGVQTITDLIAVPALINLDFADVRTIMENQGSALIGIGMAEGEDKARAAAEKAIQSPLLEAQITGASNAIVNITGGESITLFDAEDAMALVREAAGNDIDAIFGVAINEKLGDSIIVTVIATGFDKEEEEEEEIPAASAFTQPVSRPSARVQTEEKPRYQELEEDDREGIPSFFSRR